The nucleotide sequence CCCTTTCTCCTTTCTTGCAAACACACTAAAGTAAAGAGGAACCCACCTTACAAGACAGAAACAGGAGGAACCGCAACATGGAACCTTTTATCCATACGCATCAGTATCACTTCATTAAATCGCGTGTTCAAGCAATCATGAACGCCTATGCGACCAGTACAGATGTCAACGTGATTCGGGCTCGCAAAGAAATTGCCCATGAAGAAATCTTTCAGTTGTTCCCGAACATGACAGAAGAACAAAAAGAAATTTTGCATCCGATTGATTCGATTAAAGAAAAGGCAGAAGGAAAGCAGTTTTTGCAGCAGCTTTCACCGTTTGTGATTCCATTCCCTGCTCTCACAGAGACTTCCATTAAGAAGCTCTTTCCTAAAGTAAAGAAGCTTAAAGTCTCGAATTTAGCTGAGATCGATTTTTCAGAAATCTCTTATGTGAGCTGGCTAGACACTGCGACGGAAAAGAAGTATATTGTCGCTTACCACGAAGGAAAACTGATCGGCATTCACGGACAGTTTACAAACGTAAATAAAAAAGGCGTTTGTGCGCTCTGTAATCGCTTTGAGGAACTCGGCATGTTCGTCCTCGAAGCCAAAGGTTCTGGAGATGGAACGTATTTGAAAAAAGGAAACTACATTTGCCAAGACAGTGTGACATGCAATCAAAATATGATTTCGCTGGATAAGTTAAATGATTTTATCTCGCTGATGGTGAAGTAAATCTGCAACGAAAATGAAAAAGCCGCCGGGTCTCCATCCCAGGCGGCCTTTTCGATATGTCCCTCACTTGATCTCGTACAGACTCTCTTCCAAACGATCCCACGTTTGGGTGATGCCCTCTAGCATGCCCATGTCCATGACAGTTTTGAGGGCTTCCGCAGATACATATTCAGAACGGCTGACCAGCTTCGTCTTGCCACCTAGATCGATGAACTCCATCATAACCTCTGTCGAAGGCATAGTATCATTGGTGTTGCCTTCTGCATCTGAAAAGTAATCGGTATAAATGATTTTCTCTGGCTCAACCATTTCCTTATAAACGCCTTTGCCCCAAGATTCCATGCCGTAAAAATCACCTTGATTCTTATCTACACATTTCATGCAGTAGTGCCAAACACCGCCTGGACGGAAATCGACATTACAAACCGGGAGTTCCCAGCCTTTCGGTCCCCACCAACGCTTGAGATGCTCAGGCTCTTTAAACATCTTGAACACGAGCTCTCTGGGCGCGTCAAATACACGCTCCAGTACCAACACCCGCTCGTTCTCTACCCTTGAAACCATTGTGTTTCTTGACATAGTAATTCCTCCTCATTCATTTGAATGGCTCTCAAGTATTTTCCTTATTCTGCAATTCCCGCAAATAGTCTTCCAGATTATCGAATCTTTCTTCCATGACACGCTGGAATGACTTCACCCAAGAATCCAGCGCTCGGAAGGGCTCGGGCCTGAGTTTGTAAATTCGGCGATTGGCCTCGGCCTTCACATCCACGATCCCGTTATCACTAAGCACCTTCAAATGCTTCGAGGCTTGGGGCTGGCGAAGCCCCAGTTGGTCTGCGATTTCCCCCACAGTTAGAGGACCGTCGCGCAAAAGTTCGACGATTTTAATACGATTCGGTTCAGCCAAAGCACTCAGCGTCGCCATGTCCATGCCCGGATTCATCCCTGACATGTCACTCACCTCGTTACATAATGGATTCTACGTTCCTCTCATCCCCTTCAGCGTTATTGTGATCATCTTGTTAGGTAAAATATACACCGAAGAGAATATTCCTGTAAAGGAATATTTAAAGATTTTTTCAGATCATTTGTTAGTGATTAATCAATAACTACCAGCTATCATTTATTTCATGGAAGTACGATTCTGTAAATCTTTGATCGTTGCCGTAATACCCTCCTCGAAATTGGTTACTGGGATCGGTCCAATAAGCCGTTCATATTTTTCTCCGCTAAGGATCAATGGTTTTTCGGTTAAGTATAGCATCTCGACAACCTCCTTCATCACCGGGACGAACATCCCCAGCAAAGACAAACCAATTTTCCCAAGAGGAATGACAGGTTTCACGGTGCCACTTGCTTTTTGGGCGATTCGGACGATGTCTCGACCGGAAATGATGCCTCCACCTGGAATGTGCCAGTTTTGTCCATAGGCAAACTCTCGACTGGCCAACTCTACAATCATCTTCGCCGCATCCGGCAAGTAAACAAACTCGCGAGGAACATGCATATTCCCAATGAAAAGCCCCGGTTTTCCAACCGCAATTGCCTCGAGTGTGGAACCCAAATACGATGCCTGATTAGCAGTAGGTCCGTAATAATCCGGTAATCTGACAATCATCGTTCGTGCATGATCCCAGCGACTGCTAAACAGCATCTGTTCAAATGCCAGCCTGATTTTTCCTTTCTTCGTATGCGGTTGCTTTGGATGCTCCTCCGTCACTGGTTCCATCTGCTTTCTCCCGTATGGATAAATGCCGTCTACCGCAACAACCTTCAAACCTCTCTTATTGGCGGCTTCCATGATCGCTTCGCCAAGTGGGATCAGCTTATTTACCATCTCGTGATAAGGGACGTTTGCACAATGGAATAGTACATCCGCTCCCTCCGATGCTACTACGATGTCTTGAGACCGGAATGCATCCCCGACGGCCAGTGACAAATGTTCTGGATTCCCCAGCTCTGACGCCATTTGCTCTAGCTTTTGTAGAGAACGCCCAAAAGCAATCGTTTCAACCCCTCGATTGATAAGCTCCGCCAAAATTGCCGCTCCCGTTCCGCCTGTCGCCCCGACTACAATCGCTTTTTTCATTGGGATCATCTCCACTCGTTTTATTTGTGATTGATCAATCACTAACTAATTTGAACTATAACTCGTTAGTTAGTGATTAGTCAATAACTAATTGTCGAAACTTTTTCTCCGCTACACCTCCATCAATTCCGGCATGCCTAAAGCTGCTGAAATATTACACAGCATTCCTCTTGCCAGGAAAATAAGCGTTCTCTCTTCTGGGCTCGCGATGCCCGCTTCACGAAAAGCTGTTAGGACGATCTGACGAGCCTCCCGAAACCCTTCGCGCATTGCCTCTCGAATCGAAGGCTCTTGAATCGTCTGGGACTGCATTTGAAGAAGTATCTCATTTTGATGGGAAGCCAAAATCTTTTCATATGCCTTGATTAAATCTGTTTCCAATTGCTCTTTAGATGCGGACTCCACAACGAGACGGAAAGAGTCTATGATCCGCTCCCACGACGCCTCCAAGGCTGCCTGTAACAAAGCTTCCTTCGAAGCAAAAAACTTGAAAATATACGGCTGAGAAATCTTTGCACGCTCTGCCACTTGCGCTGTTGTTGCCCGGAAATATCCGATTTCAGCAAAGACTTCAATGGCAGCAGAAATGATTTCCGTTTTTCGATTGACTGACGTCATTGCAAGATCGCCTCCCTTTTAGTGATTAATCAATAATACCGATTATACGTCAGTTTGTGATGAGTTTCAAATACCCTATATCACTCTTCTTAAACGCTCGGTCATGATTAGCTGCTGATTCAAGTTAGCGATCATCGAACGATAATTTTTACATTGTCGCAGATATCAGTCAGCATGCAACAATTTCCCCTCTCTGTTATCACAATTCGTAGTTTAATAACTACGACATCGACGTATTTTCTGAATTTTTGGTATTTTGTATGTTAATTAGAGCGCGCGTGTGTTACTATTAAAGCGAAAGTTTTATTTTTCCATTTCAGGAGGTGAATAACAATGTTAAAGAAATTACTTCAAAAAATTGGTGCTAACTCAATCCGCCCATGCCCACGGGAGTGTATACCAGCAGGAAAACATTGCATGTGTCCCGCGTAATATTAGATAGTACTTAAAAAGACCGTCCCAACAGCTATGTGCGCCGCAGAGGGATGGTCTTTTTCCGTCTACCTATCATCCTAATTTCGTTCGTTTTTTATACCGGAACACTGTACACAATGGTTGGATACGTTCCGCTACATGAGCAGCTCACCGCGGTAAACTTTTTTGGGAAGTCAAACTTACTAGGGGGAAGATTTATGAAAAAATTTGCTCTGTTTGGTATTGCTACTGCATTATTTCTATCGCTTTCATTACCTGGTGTTAGCAGCGCAAAAGAACAACGTGTACCATGTGAAGCTGACGGGTATTGCGGATGGCCGATTTATAGCGTTTAATCCCAATCATTTTTAAAGACTGAGATGAACTTGTAAATTTGCAGCGTTATTTAATTCAAACATCATGCACCGACTGTAACTATCGGTATGATGTTTTTCTTTTTTTCATTTGTTAAATCACGAGCAACTAATTTGTGACAAAACCATATATGGATTGAAGAGTTCAATTGCCATTTGTAAAAGAACTAGTTTCATTTTCATTCTCTATGGAATCGTTTTGTCTGTGTTCTTCGTCTCAATAAACAAACGTTTTTTGCAGGGAGAAGAAAGTATGAAAAGTCTTTTGAAAATGTTGATTGGTTTCGCCTTTGCTTTTTGGTTCTTTATTCATTGGGCCTGTAAATCGCTTCTTTCAAGTGATATTCCAGTAACCATTTCGACCTGGGACACGATCCTTTTCTCTTTCAGTTATCTCGTCTCTACGGTAGTAGCTCTTATCTATGTCAGGCTCACGCATCATGGAAAAATACATATGGAGCGATCATGTTCTTTTCGATTTTGATGCAGCGTAAATCTCCGAATACCAGCTTGAAACTATGACACCGGACACAATATATGAAATAAAATTCATGTTCTTATAATCACTTACTCACGATAAGATGGTGATACATGGAAATGTCTATCAGGGAGGTGAATGATCATGCTGAAGAAGCTCATGAAAATGTTAGGTTCAAATTATTCAGTTGAGCCTTGCGGAGACTCATGCATTATTTATCATGGCAGATGCTTATGCCCTTGGTAGAGGCAGCTACGCTTCAAAAAGGCAATCCTAAATGCCATGACCTGAATGAGGCTAAGGCATAGCTTTTTTCGTCGTGTATCCCCCTGCTGAAATAACATTCTTGAACTGTTGGACATGACAAGTGACAGTTTGTTGCATGCCCAAATTTTCCACTTACTGTGATATCGCCCTTACATAGCTCCTCAGTTTGCATAGCTTGAGTTTGAGGTTATTCCTCATACACTTGAAGGGGTGATATCGATGGGATTCTTTGACGACAATTTTGCTTTAGTTTTAGTTCTTTTCGTTTTATTAACAATTGTTGCTTGCAGTTGTGATGAGTGCTAATTTCTGTCCAATGTTATGGGCGGCTAAGCTGCCCTCTTTCTCCCTCTTTGACATCAGTAAGCTTTGAGCCCATCTTTTTGTCCACTCCTCCCGCGTTACCCTTTAGTAGAAGGAGTGCAGTATGGTGGAGAGGTTGGATTTGGACACTCTGTCCTACGACGATTTCAACAAAAGAGCCGCCCGGTTCTTTCCCCGAGCGGCTTAACGCCTTTCACGTCTTCATGTAAGGAACCTACCAACTCGTACTCATGTAAGCGTGTTCAGATACGCCTCTATCCCTTGCAATACTGTTCATAATATTCCTACCAGCTTGCATTCTAGGTCTATCCTATGCTTGCTATCCTCCAGACTGATAGCGAAATCATTGAAATGCCGCACCTTGTTTTCAAGGCTTTTCATACCGTTCTTCCAGCGTAGTCAATGTGGAGGGACGCAACCCTTTCCCGATCAGCTAGCCTGCTGGATCGCTTTATTTGTTTTGTTTAAACTACATACTTTCAGAATATTATTTAATCTTCACATATTAGCGAAACTAATTATGAGGTGTTTATTATGAAAAAGTTCGTTGCTGTTGTTTTTGCTATTGTAATGGTTAGAATCTTTCGTGCCCCTTGCTAGGGGCATTTTTTGTACAACCATGTACTCTGCCTATCCAAGATTCTCCATTTCCATCGTCATCACGATAAAGGGAGTCCCATTGTTTACGAATGAGGCCGTTTCTTTACATCTCGCTCTTGAATATACTTTGATTGCTCTACGATTAAAGCTAGCAACAGCCCGATATCCAACACATTTTCGGCCTTGTAAAGATTTTGCTTGCGACCTTCTGGGACTTGTGCATCAAGCCCGAAACAGAAGAAGCCCGTAAGCTGACCATGATTATCTCGAACTGCATAATAGGTCCGTCTAATAGTTCTTGAAGTGCTTCTGGACTATGATCAATATCATAAAAGGAATATTCCTGCGGATATTTCCAAGTTGTAACTTGCTTTGCATCTGGAATTGTCATCAACTGAAAATTCATTTATTCCCCCCCCCATAAAACCTTTACATTCCGTTCGTTTTTCATAGAGCTAGCCCTGCTTCTTACCAGTATGTTTGGTATCGTTATCTTTTTCACTTGTACATGCACCCTTTTTTACCTCTGTCCAGAACTTCTTATTCTCTTCTACATAAAATGCATGAAAACAAGAAAAGGAGGATCACACTTGAAGATACCGAAAAGTTTATGCGATCGTATAGCCAAAATTCTGGGTGGGACAGGCATGTCAAATGATACTTGTTCTATCACGATTAAGCGTAATCTCCATGCAACAATCTTGGGCAAGCCATATGAAACTGAGCACGAAATTACCATTGAATCCCTCGATAAAGAAGGAAATACCTTGAATACGGGTGAATTTACACTCCTTCAATCCGAAGTCCAAGAGTTTATTGACGCTGTTCGTAAACAAGGGTTTATCGTTACTGCCCTGCACAATCACTGGCTCTTCGACAAGCCACGTCTCATGTATTTGCATCTTGAATCTGTTGAGCCACCCTTAGAGTTTGCAAAGAAACTACGTCGTGCTTTGAATGTACTGAAATAACCGCTCCTCGTGGCGCTAAGCGTATTGAAGCTTAGCGCCTCTTTCATTGCCTGCCACTATCGTATTCTCATAGGCATGAATTCCAATGGTTGATAGATCAATATTTTACAAATTGTAGAAAGTTCCCTCGGTTGTTGAGAAACCCTGAGAACCAGACATCGTTTTCACTTCGATCGAAGACTACGTTCATAACGAGAAGCAAATGTGTAATCATACCTGAGACAAAGCACATTCTATTGTTTGGTCACTATATGGAGGTAAGTCGAGAAAATTGCCAGTTCGCTTGCTAATTAGCTTTAATAAGTATGCATTCGAGATGCATTCCTTTTGCCGAAGAGAAATGCTGCATAGGCGAGCAATCATCTTTTTATGTAATTATTTACCATTTCATTCAATTTGAGTATAATTACCTTTAGTTCCTGCATTTAGAATTTGATCACAATTGATACAAAGGAGTGTACTAGGATGAAAAAACAGCTTCTCTCTATTTCGATGCTTGCTTTACTCCTCTCTGGCGCACCTGTATATGCTTCCGCTTCTCCCAATGCTCAAGTACAAGGTGAAGCAGACACAGTAACCTTGGAGCAGCAAAAACAAGAACAACAATTCACCAAATATTACTCCCTTACTCCTGGGCAGTTAAGTCCAAAAGAAGCGATTTATCTAAAGAAAGGGCAGGAGCTCCGTATCAGTGCAAAAGGTAGCTTTGCGAATTACACAGTCTATAATGCTCAAAATAAACAGATTTGGAGCGGTACGACAGGTATCATTATTAAAGCTGATGCGGACGGGTATCGCTACGTACAATTTCAAGCCCCCTATTCCTATGAGGATCAAAATGTTATCGTAGCTACTTTTACGATTCAATAAAACATGAATAGCTTTTAGCCCGTCTTGATTGTGAAGACGGGCTTTATACATATTTGCATCGCTCTTTCTTCGTCAACCTCTTCGCCTAGTCCATTCTCATTCATCCTGTGAAAAGTCGAATGGCCACTTTTTCCTTTTCCTCAAGAGTGAGGCAGAACGAAGCTTGCATCTTACCTTAATGACGTTCATGAATACACGTGATGTCTCCTGTATCTAGACTTAAGCGATTGGATGAAGAGTGTTACGATCGTTGCCGTCGCTGAAGATCTCGCGGGATTTTTTCCCCTCGCACCAACAGGCACAAGGGGTTTCGCTTATAAGGGAAACACCTTTCGAATAGTCCCTATCGTTTGTGTCAATCGCATGGTTATTGTTTTTTCAGCAACATGCTACCAATCTCTTCTAAGAGGATTTCCTTTCCAATTGGGCCAAAGGCTTTGATGTTGAATGTTTCATTGGTTACTTCGTAGAGATGGCCTTGTTGAACTGCCTTGTTGCTTTTCCATACTGGGCTCTTTTTCAGTTCTGCGTAAACATCATCTGCTTTTCCGCCGAAATTGACGAGGAACATATGATCTGGCTGAAAATTCGTAAGTCCTTCCAGCTCGATCATTTCCATTGTTTTATTCGTAGGTGTTCCTTCTGCCGGCTTCAGGCCGAGATCAGTGAACAAGATATCTGCATACCCATAGTTTCCGTAGACGCGGAACAATTTTGGCGTTACAGCCAGGAACATAAAGGTCTGGTCGCCGTACGCTTGCTTGAGTTGCTCGCGCATCCCTTTCGTCTTCTCGTCATAGCCAGCCAGCCACTTGTTCACGTCCTCTTCTTGTCCAAGCAAGCGGCCGATTTCCTTAAACTTATCACGCCATTTGTCCATGTCTGTCTCCAGAACGACTGTCGGCGCAATTTTGGATAGTTGCTCGTACATCTTTTGCTGGCGGTTATTCATAATAATCAGGTCTGGCTTTGTTTCTACCACCGCTTCCAGATTGATAGAGTCATCCCACATCCAGCCAACCGTTTTTACATCTGTCAGCTTATCCGCTACGTGGGACATGATTTTTGTCTTGTATGTATTGGCCGTAGCAACCGGCTTGTGTCCCAAAATTAATAGTTCCTCCGCTGCCCCCGATACGTCTGCAATCCGCTTTGGTTCCGCCGGGATTGTCACTTCCCCCATCAAGTGCTTGACTACGCGTGTCTCAGACTTCTTGGGTTCTTCCGAAGCCATTTGGCTGCTTCCGCAACCCGCTGATACGACAGTGACTACTGCAACCAAGCAGGCCAGTACGATTCGTGTTCCTTTTTTCATCCGTTCATTTCTCCTTGTCACGTGATGTTTGGTGTGAAGTATTATTTGATAATGATTATCATTATAAGTGACAGAGAAGATAATCACATATTCTAGCGTATATGTCAATGTTTTTATATTTTTTATGTTTATAACGAAACGAGGTTGTCCCATGTTGCAGATTGGGGAATGTTCTGGATCACGCAAGCCATTGATTACTCCCTTTCAATTGAAATGAAACAGCAAAATAACGAAAAGAATAGTCATTATAATTTGAACTAGGTCTCTTATTTGAGACGATGGAAAACATTTCTTTTCATAGTGGAGGGAGCACGATTATGCACAAGGTAGTTGAACCAAAAATTCTATACTTTGGGACGCCAGTTGTACTCATCAGTACATTAAATGAGGACAATTCTGTCAACCTTGCCCCTATGTCTTCTGCATGGTGGCTTAACCAATCTTGCATGCTTGGAATGAGTAGCTCATCTCAAACCGTTACCAATTTGTTGCGCGAACGCGAATGTGTTTTGAATCTTCCTTCGCCTGATCTTGCTCATGCGGTGGATCGTCTCGCTTTACTAACTGGACGAAATCCTATCCCTGAGCGCAAGGCTAATGTGGGATATCGATTTGAACCGGATAAATTCGGAACGGCTAGGCTCACCCCTCAAGATTCGGACCTGATTCGGCCTCCACGCGTTGCTGAATGCCCAGTGCAATTAGAGGCAGTGGTAGAACAAGTCCATAATTTTGAACTGCCCAGCTCTTTAAAAGCTATTGAAGTAAAGATAATACGCGTTCATGTTGATGAACAAATCCTAATGACTGGCGAGAAGAACTACATCGATCCCGAGAAGTGGAGCCCACTGATTATGAACTTCTGTGAATTTTTTGGCCTTAGCCACAAGCTGCACCCGTCAAGATTAGCCCCAGTTTTTGGTCCTTCTTCAGGTTTCGTTAGCAAATCAAATTAATATCATTGGAGTGCTATTGAGCGCCTATCTTTTCGATGATTAATACAAGAAGAACAGCATTCAAATAGCAAGAATCACCTTCTTCCCTATTTTCAAAGCATCAATTGATATGCATGTTGAAAAACGAACATTCTCTCTATTTATACTAAGAATGGTCCAAAGATAAGGACTTTAACATGGGGCTATTTACTTCTAGAAAAGATAATGTAGCATTCAATAAGATCCAATCCTTTGAAGGGATGGAATTGACCAAATAACACGGCGAGGCACCTCCTATCTAAAAGGAAGGTGCCTCAAGTTTTTGAAGACTCTGACTAAGTTAAAAAGGTAAAGTCGCCAAATATCGGCAAGATCAAGCTCGCCTAGTTCCGCTTCAGGAACGGCCTCCATTGCGACTTTGGCTTTGTCCTGCGAACGGGCCGGTACGACCACTTGGGCGCCTGCCTTCGCAAATACCCTCGATACCTCCAAGCCAATACCAGAATATCCGCCAGTCACAATCGCAACCTTACCGGCTAAATCTACTCCTTGCATGATTTCTTCGGCGAAGCAAGCAATCCTATTTTCTCGTAATATCGAAGAGTATCCGTAGAAAGTCCCGTCCGCTCTGCAACTTCGATAAATCGAATACGTCCGTTCTTCGTTCATGAATGCCTAGCTCCTCACTCAGGCTATTTTTGTACAGCATGATATTTATGTAAAATGTAACGGCTGTCGAATAACGACTTATCTACCTGTTCGAGCCGCATCGGAGAAATGAAATAAACCTGTAGTCACCTCGATACAAAAAAGTCCCCAATTGCTTTAAGCAAATTGGGGTTCACAAGAAGTAATACGTGAATAAAAAAGTAGTCATGTATATAGTAGGTTATCAGATCAATATTTACTACAAGTATATATAGGTATGCAAACCTTCTCTTGCCAAAAAAATAGCGCAGACTCATCTGCACAGATTAAGTCGTACGCCTTATCCCCAAGAGAATCTACACTAGATTTCATATTACCTTACTTTTATCGGTTTGATTGTGCGGCTAGTTCATGCATAAATATTGGTAAATAGTTTGTATTTTCCGTTTGGTGGGAAAATGTTGTACTTTTCAAGTATCTTAGACTTGTGCAATGGGAAGATTGCAGCTTCCTCAATTTGTATGCAAACGAAACTGAATAACCAGTCTCTGGTTGAATTCCGACCACTGTCTGCTACTCATTCAAAATGTACTCAGCCAACACACTCTGTATGTGATAAATATTCAAATTTTTGTTAAATTGTTTTTGGATCGGTACTGCACTTCCAGAAACCCAAATTTTCAATTCCGCATCCAAGTCAAAATTTCCGGCTGTTTCAATGCTAAAATGGTTAATACTTTTATAAGGTATGGAGTGGTATTCTATTTTTCTACCAGTAATGCCTTGCTTGTCAACCAGTATTAACCGCTTGTTGGTGAAGATAAACATATCACGAATTAATTTGTACGCCTTTTCTATGTTCTCATTTTTCGCTAAGATTTGAGCATACTCTCTTTGAACATCTGCAATGTTAACTTCCGAAGCGTTACCCATTAGACCGTCTAATAAGCCCATATGAACGTCCCCCTATTCCAATGATTGATACATCGTATTCTCCAAACAGTTCAAAATTCCTACTGAAGTGGTTACTATTGCCTCAAGGTAGCAGTGATTACCTTGAAATTCAGGATGCAGAAATGATCTCACCCACACAAACTCTCCTATTTTTCAAATCATGTGTTGTGTTGGCTCCTTAGATAAAATAAAATCTAATACATAAAATGACATCAATTCTGAAGTGAGGGAATTTATTCTTTGAATGATTATGGGGATCATGACGATCAATTTTTTTCTATTATCGTCACTAAACTTCAGGAAGCTGGGTGTGTTTTCGCTGAAGATGAGGCCAGGTTACTCATCGCTTCGGCAGGGACAACAACTGAACTTTCGGACATGGTAGAACTGCGAACAACTGGCATGCCTCTCGAACACATTATCGGATGGGCTGAGTTCTGTGGACTGCGGATTATTGTGGATAAGGGAGTTTTCGTTCCCAGACAACGTACAGCCTTTCTCGCTAGACAGGCTGCCGCCCTCATCCGTCCAAAGTCGGTAGTGCTTGACCTATGTTGCGGTTCAGGGGCGGTGGGTGCGGTTCTTGCTTACTTGGAACATATCGAATTGTATGCTACTGACATTGATCCAGCCTCGGTGCAATGCACTCGCCGGAATATTACTACCGCAGGGGGGCGCGTATACGAAGGAGATTTATTTGAGCCTCTTCCTATCATACTGAGGGGGCGCGTTAACGTCATCGTTGCGAATGCTCCCTACGTTCCCACCAAAGCCATCGAATTTCTTCCACCTGAAGCTCGCATACATGAGGCGAAAATAGCACTCGACGGGGGAACAGATGGGCTTGACGTCCAGAGACGAATAGTGGCTACAGCTCCACTCTGGCTGGCGCCTGGTGGACACTTACTAATAGAGACAAGCGAGCGTCAGACACCTCAGACAGTCGATATCTTCACTCGTTGCGGGCTGATTACACGGGTGACAAGGTCTGACGAGTTCGATGCTACTGTCGTAATCGGAACCAAGCCATCGACAGCATCGTTTGTATTCGGACCATGATTTCCGTTCATGTACCGCTACCTGTTCTGGTACTGCTTGTTAAAATAAATAGTGGTTTGGTACAGAATCATAAAATCAACTAACCTATTATGGAGATGATTCTACGTAAGGCCAACGACAATACCCACAGTAGCGGTAACTGTTCAGATTCCGGTCATTGGCGCAACCCAAACACTACTAACAGCTTCTAACCAACATTATTATCCTCCATTACCGCTATTTCTTCTCCTTCTGAATACGGCACCGCTTTTCGCCTCGCATCACTCCCACACCGGTTCAGCTATACAAAACGCAAGTAATCATGCAACCCATTTGCGAATAATTAGCGAAAATACCGATCCAACGTCAGGCAACTTCCTTTGACCACTTCTTATGTTATTGCAGGAGGTGGTCAAAGTGGCTGTCAGATGTCTTTGTCGAGGTAGTAGCATGATCATCAAGTATATCTGGTGAGTGATTTACTACTTGCGACGATCATTGCTGTCACAATTGGCATGGCGGTTGGGTTTATCACGGGAAATGTATACCCCCTTTGCAACCATGGCCGGATACGTTTTTTTACGGTTTCGCTCCTTGAGTAGCTTTACTTAATTTCTCTTTTGTTATGATGCGGCCCCTTGGGTTTTATAGAATGGAATAAAATTATTGTACTTGCTGACTCTCTAAAGAATGTATTTCCCGACGGTTCCCTACTCGACAAAGAAATTTACATTTTAACAAAGTTTGATAATAGACACACCTCTTACGTTGGTTAAGAGGTGTGTTGACGTTTCTTACGTCTTTCCACTTCTCGTAGGTACTGTTAAGTTAAATCGCTCTTTTTCAGGCACGCTTGCATGTGATCCTGATATGCTCCGGCAGAACATTCGGAGAAGAGAACCCGAGCTCCATACGGATCAGTATCACTACATGTGAGTGACTTTCGACGACAATTTTCTAACGCAACCAGTTCCCATTCTTCTCTGGCTTCCTCCACCGTCAGTAGGCCTTCGCTACATCTCCGAATTGGTTCTGATTTTATTTTTTGGATAGTCTCGTCACCTTGATATACCACGCCTTT is from Brevibacillus brevis and encodes:
- a CDS encoding MerR family DNA-binding transcriptional regulator, coding for MRFIEVAERTGLSTDTLRYYEKIGLLASPKKSCKE
- a CDS encoding PH domain-containing protein codes for the protein MGLLDGLMGNASEVNIADVQREYAQILAKNENIEKAYKLIRDMFIFTNKRLILVDKQGITGRKIEYHSIPYKSINHFSIETAGNFDLDAELKIWVSGSAVPIQKQFNKNLNIYHIQSVLAEYILNE
- a CDS encoding putative protein N(5)-glutamine methyltransferase; the encoded protein is MNDYGDHDDQFFSIIVTKLQEAGCVFAEDEARLLIASAGTTTELSDMVELRTTGMPLEHIIGWAEFCGLRIIVDKGVFVPRQRTAFLARQAAALIRPKSVVLDLCCGSGAVGAVLAYLEHIELYATDIDPASVQCTRRNITTAGGRVYEGDLFEPLPIILRGRVNVIVANAPYVPTKAIEFLPPEARIHEAKIALDGGTDGLDVQRRIVATAPLWLAPGGHLLIETSERQTPQTVDIFTRCGLITRVTRSDEFDATVVIGTKPSTASFVFGP